The Monodelphis domestica isolate mMonDom1 chromosome 5, mMonDom1.pri, whole genome shotgun sequence DNA segment CTCACACCTGAGGCTTCTGAAATCCAAACCTTCCTCTAGTACCAAATACCTTAAAAAAAGACCAGAGTCTGGCCTGGAAAAAATGGCCATGAGTTGGCACAATCCTACGATGCCACCATCTTACTTGCTTGCCTCCTCTTCAAAGGACATTGCAGTGTTGTCCATCAGAGGGCAGTAGCCACCCACAGTATAGTACCGCGGGCACCCAGAGACTGATACCTCATAGCTGCTTCTCCCCGTCTTCCCTGAGTCAAGCAGAGGACAGCCAAGCTCTCCATCTCTCTTGCTCAGCCTCAACCTTCCCCTGCTGCTTCAGATCTGGCAGGGCAAGAGACTCACTCAATTGAGAATATTCCCTCATCCATCTCCTCGGGATGCATGCAGggaatttttattaaatagcaGTAGTCGTGGTACCCCTGCCCCACACGAGTTCTCATCAGGCTGCCAGGGGAAATAAACGGTGAGCTATCTCCCCATCCATCACCACATAGGAGCAGAAGGGGCTGGCAGACACTTTTCCAAGTCATCATCTTCCAAAGTCATAATCCTCTGTCTAGTCCCCTTTGGAAACCCAGGCTGGTTTGACCCACATCAGTTGGGGACATAAAAGTCCAGTTGGAACACAAATCAGGCACTTCCTGGAGAAGGGACTTTGGGCAAGAAGTTGGGAATGTGGCCCAAGGGTGAGGttaggaagaacaaagaatctcTGCTTCTTGATGGTGTGAATGAAGTTAGAGGAGTTCTTGCTTAGGTGACACCCAAAAAAATGGGTGGAAAGATGTGAGGTTCATGGATCTTacattggaagggacttcagaggtcatctagtccaatctcttcatgtttcagatgaataaactgaggcccagggaaattaACGAACTTGTTCAATTCCATGCCACACTGTTTGGTGCCCCCAACCTAGAATAACCCCTTTCTCTATCCTCTATCATCATCCCCATCCATCACCTTAttccagaggttcttaacctttttttataTCACAAACCCCTTTGCagaacaaaatacacaaagtaaaataaccaattatgttgaaataattatcaaaaaattttaaaataagttaagaactcctgactAGGACAAGAgcattctttattaatttttttggcgattataaactctttgagggcatgaaccttgtttttctcatctttgtatCTCATTCAGCATCTCTAGAGGAtgctttatacttttttttaaacccttaccttctgtcttagaatcatggTTCCAAGGTCGAagagtaagggcttggcaatgggggttaagtaacttgcccagggtcacacagctaagaagtgactgaggccagatttgaacctaggacctcccatctctaggcctggctgtcaagccactgagccacccccaGCTGTATTCATTgcttgatacttttttttttaatctttaccttctgtctttttttattttttctaaatccttaccttaagtgtcagttccaagacaCAGCAATAAGGACTGGGAAAtctggggtaagtgacttgcccagggccatacagctaagaagtttttaaggtcagatttgaactcaggaactcctgtatcccttcttctctctttaccatcaattctaagtcagaagaatagcaagagctaggcaatcaggatcaAGTCACAAAGTgtatgaggacagattttaacccaggtcctccagactctagacttggtgctctatgcactatgctacctagttgtccctagGGGATTCTTGACAATAGGTACCTATTTGATAAATACTGGTGGAAGTGAATTTGTGtgtagggaagagaaaagaacatgAGGGAGAGAATACCTGGAATGAGGCACTtccttgaagagaaaaaaataatgaatgctcaAATACCCATGCATTGGAGTACTCTGTGCAAGAGGGCTGACCAAGATAAGGGCAGGGAGGAGGCCAGAGATGAGGAGctaagagctggaagagaagaggagggccGGAGAAGGCAGAGACTTGgggcagagaagggaaagagatcaGGGAAGCTTTCCAGAACAATCTTCTCTTAATCAAAAGCAGCTGAAACAAGATGGCAGCCAGCCCTGCTCAGCCTCTGCTACTATCTGGTGGATCCCAGGCTGGAAAGCTTTCTGGGTCCCAGGCCAAAGGAAAGAGGTAACAGCATGTCTGAGCCAATCCCTCAGTGATGGAGTAGTCGTGGTCCTCACTCCCCACTCCTCCATCCCTATCCCCCTCTGATGTCTCTGTAGCCCATCATCACCAGCACACCCCTCTCCTGACACCTCCCATGGAGGGAACCAGGCCAGAGCTCTGCACACCCCTTGTTCTGAGCATATTTATCCACAGAGACCAGGGTTCTTTCATCTTATTCCCCTGCTTTGGAGaggttttcttctctcccttcttcctctcccttctcccccttcttttcctgtaggcttggaggaggaggagaccttTGGAGaggttttcttctctcccttcttcctctcccttctcccccttcttttcctctaggcttggaggaggaggagaccttTGGAGaggttttcttctctcccttcttcctctcccttctcccccttcttttcctctaggcttggaggaggaggagaccttTGGAGaggttttcttctctcccttcttcctctcccttctcccccttcttttcctctaggcttggaggaggaggagaccttTGGAGaggttttcttcctcctccaagcCTACAGGGAGGAAAATGACCTGAGTCCCCTGACCCCATCTCCTATCAATGCCCCATATGAGTCGGTCCTTGGCCTTAACTAAACAGAGAGACATCTGTGCCATGTACTCGTGCCTTTCTGCTAGATTTGAGGCTGAAGCCTCAAATCCAGGGGCATCGCTAGATTTTTCTGGTCTTTCTACAGGCTGATCCACAATTTTAATATCAAGATCAACCCTATTTCTATGGCACCAAAGAGACAAGTCAAAATACTCCTGCTACTAGATTCCAGCAAAATGCCAGACATACATGGCTGCAAAACCTGGAGAGAAATTGTAGTGTGCCCAGCTGTTACGTACTTTGATGCCTCCATGTCCCTTGGTCTTATGACTTCTGACCCATTGGTGAGtcagaaaggaagataaaagggAGAATAACGTTGGCTCTGAGGGACGGGAAGAGAAATGTCCCCAGGATCCCCAAATATATCTGCAGGGTAGAAAGAAAAATGTCCCCACATTGGTGCTTGGGTCACTGCTGGCTTAAAAAGGATATAAAGAgggagaagctgggtggctcagtagattgagccCAAAGAtctaaggtcctgggttcaaatatggcctcagcttaccctaggcaagtcacttaaccctccattgcttagcccttatcgcTCAACTggctcagaaccaatacacagaaggtagagatacagagacaaacaTATTTCTTTGTGTTGTCTATACATGATTGTACACTGATTGTACACAGGGCATGATACAAAGAAGAGAGAGCTCATTTGAAGTCCCACCTCCAGATGAATGTATGACTATGGGGAAGTTGCTTAATCTCTGTATTATTGAGGATGGTTGAGGGAGGGGAGCCTCTGAACTTCCCAGATTAGAATATTCTTCATAGGGGATCCCCATTCAAACCCATCAAGCCCTCTGGGGATGCCTGTGTATCTATCTTTTCCTATTCCCAGAATGCTTTTCAGTGAAGATTGTCAGAACTTCTCAGTATGCAGCAAGCTCCTATTTAGTGCAACCCAATATTAAACAAGGCTTGGAGATGGGCGGTCCTGGgatccaatatggcctcagacatttctttcctagctgtgggaccctggcaagtcccttagccccaAGCGTCTAGCCCTGatcccccttctgccttggaatggataatCAGCATCCgctccaagacaaaaggtcagGCTTATTTCATGATGCTGGTACCCAGGGAGGATGCCCATTGCCTCGTAGCGTTGTGTTTCTGTAGACTGGGGTCAGTTCCAAGACATAACTCAGCCGCCTTTCTCCTCTCACCAGTAGGACCATCCTTCTGCCCCCGCACTCCCCTCTGCCCCCCTTCACGCCTCTCCTGATGGATCAGATGTGCCtcttcagaaatattttattgataaattaaCTCTAAAAGTAGCCCCTCTCCTGCTGGCCCCGAAGGGCCGACggaaggaagggcaggaaggaggtGGGACCCATGTCACCCACACACACAGGCTATGGATCCCAGGAAGGCAGAAGTGGGGGTAAACACGGACACCGGGGTTCTGAGAGAGCAGCCCCCGACCCCACCACGCTTACCACCCTGGGGGACGCCAGGGTTGTCCAAAGGAATGGAGCACCTTGGAACTGTATTGCTGGTGAATCCAAGGAGGGTGGAACTCTGCCAGGCTTGGAGCGCCCACAGGACTGGCACGAGGCATTGGCGCCCGGGGCTGCGGAGGAGAGGCCATTCTGGTGCCTTCCTCCGAGAGGCCCCATCGGCAGTAAGAAGCAGCCCCGACCCACTCATCCCCAGGGGAGGGAAGAGACCAGGGGGGAGGGGTGCTGGAGCCAGGCGGGCTGAGGGGAAGGTTACAGTGTACAGGTCGTGGGCAGTGCCCGTGCCTGGAGGGGCAGGGCAGGAAGAGGAGCGTGAGGGCGCTGCCCAGCCGCTCACAGGTCGATGGTCTCGCTGCTGACGCTGAGCTCGTCAATCTGTCGGCAGGCATCCAGGAACTGCTCCTGGAGCAGGGCTTCGTCCTTGCTCAGCTCTGGCCTTTCCGGAGAGGTACAGGAGGGCAGGGACAGAGCCCTGTAGCACCCAGGGGCCGGGGGACTCGAGCTGCTCCCCGAAGGGCGAGGGGTGCTACGGATTCCTGCCAACGGAGGCCGAGGCGGCTTCTCTGGGCTGGAGCAGAGCAGCATGGACGAGCTGTCCCTGGAGAGTCCGTACAGAGAGCCTGAGGAGGCGCTGCTGCCCACCAGCCAGGCCCCCGGGGAGGGCAGCACGGGGGCTGGGGAGCTTGGGTCTCCCCCGTTCGCCTCATTTGTCCCCGTCCCTGAGCTCTCCTCACTGGAGGTAGTGCCGGAGAGGCTGGGTCCTGGCAGGGTCTCCCTGAAGACGGGACCCTGGAAGAAGCTGGGGGTGATTAGGACTTCGCTGCAGAGGGCTTCTGCAATGCTGCGGTGCAGGTCGATGGGGGACGGGGGGCAGAAGTCCACGGTGCAGTCGCTGCCGGTGCCCGGGAGGAAGCGGCCGAGGGGGCCAGGTGGGCAGCCCCCCCCTCCATGCCCAGGTGGCCACCCCCTGGGAGGAGAAGGTCAGGACCCGGCCCGGCCAGGGCACACAGAGGCAAGAGCTCAGCCTCGCCCTGTTCCATGGTGCTTCCCGGGGGCAGCTTGTCTTGGGGCCGGGGGCCCCAGCCCGACGGCAGCAGTGGGGCCCCGTGACCCGGGGACAAGCGAAACAGCTTGGCCCAGCACCTCTGGGAGATTCGGGGGCTGTAGAGAGCCGGGTAGAGCCCCAGCAAGGCCAACGGCAATGCCACGCCGACCTCGCCCAGCCGCACGCCCAGCTGGAAAGCCCACCAGGGCCAGGGCCCTGCCAGGCCAAGCTGACCTCCATAGCCCAGAGTGTAGAGCACCAGGTACCCCTGGAGGCCCCCGCTCAGCAGCCCAAAGGCCCCTGCCACGGGTGCCGTGCGTGCTGCCCACTGCCACGACTGGGGCAGGGCGAAGGGGCCCCGGATTGGGGGGATGGGCGTCGGGCccttgagcccaggacctcccagagggaCCCCCGCCCGCCGGCGGCTGCTCCGGCAGGAGAGAGCCAGCAAGAGTCCCGAGAAGAGGGATGCCAGGAGGGCAGCAAGGCCCCGGGAGGCTAGCAAGAGGGGAAGAAGCGGCCTGGAGACGGCTCCCGCCATAGTGGCCCCGGCGGAAAGGCCCAGCACCAAGAGAAGCAGGGTGGCCAGGCCCCCGGGACATCGGGGCGGGCGGGGGCGCGCCAGCAGCAGGCAGGCCAGCCCCAGGCAGGCCGTCAGGCAGGGCAGCGACAAGTCGTGCAGGAGTAGCCGGACCAGGCCCGGCAGCCTCTCCCTGTGCCCGTAGGCATCATAGAAGAGTGGAAAGGCCCGGGCGGCCCCCGCTGAAAGCAGGAGCAGATTGAGCAGGGCCAGGCAAGGGGCTCCTGGGGGGCAGCGCCAGGGCAGGAGGGCCAGACTCAGCAGAGCCAACAAGGCCACCAGCCCAAAGAGCGCACCCACCCCGTACACATGAGCCTCCCAGGCCAGCCCCCAGCGGGCTCGGGCAGAGGCCCAGTCGGCCTCTAAGTTCAGAAAAAAGGGGGGCATCGGAGCCGCCGGAGGAGGATCGTCGGGTTCGGGCAGGTCCAGGGGGCCGCACGCCTCCGCCCCACACTCTGGCTGTGCCGATGAGCTCCTCGGGCCGGTCGGAGAAGGGTCACTGGGCATGGGGGTGATATCTATACACATGGAGACAGATAATTAGGAAAGCCGCCACGCTGTCCGCCTCCAGCTTAGGCACCCCCTACACCATGGCTGGAACAGACAgaatctgtctatccatccaggACTGTCCTGTGGCCCACCTCCAAGCTCCTCCCTCCAGACTTTTAGCCTTGCCGGCCCACAGGGAGCCCCGAGGTTCAGGGGGCTCTTTCTCATGGAGCCCCACAGGTTAGAGAGGATCCCAGAAAGCTCATAGTGGTGGGTCCAGAAGAGATCTGAAGCCTGAGGAAATTAAATCAGTCGTGTGAAATTCAGACAGAAACAGGGGCCACAAACCCCAAAGAAAGACCTCTGTGGGCCACGTATCTTGTATTAAAATCTCTATATTctgttgtgtttttattttgttgtttctgtcgttgttgttcagtcatttcagtcacctCCAACTCTTTTGGATCAAATAGGGGCTTCTTGGCAAAAACCCTGGAGTggttctccagcttattttacagatgaggaaacggaggccaaaggggttaaatgacctgcccaggactACACacaatagtaagtgtctgagactgaatttgaacccaagtcttcttgccCCAGGCTTGGTGCACTCTTCACTGTGATAGTCAcctattttattgaatatttacatttatatcacattaaatatttaactgcatatattttaaacccttaccttctgcctatAGAATAGATATCAagggggtaactaggtggctcagtggaaagagccagacctagagaagagagatcttgggttcaaatctgacctcagatacttttagAACTGTGGgatttaggggggcagctgggtatctcagtggattaagagccaggcctagagacaggaagtcctaggttcaaatctggcctcagacacttcccagctgtgtgaccccgggcaattcacttgacccccattgcctagcccttaccactcttctgccttggagc contains these protein-coding regions:
- the PRRT4 gene encoding LOW QUALITY PROTEIN: proline-rich transmembrane protein 4 (The sequence of the model RefSeq protein was modified relative to this genomic sequence to represent the inferred CDS: deleted 2 bases in 1 codon), translating into MAGQGWVGLICWALLGAPVAPQPSSPVPGAFLTTLAPRPQSEASMLSLNLGLNFKFHVRGPGSAWGGLATETQPRIQVLDQEPNELGGGLRTDPLPELSMSSPEWGSAEGSAVASTSTLPLQSTSPDPGPRDGLPLLGTLSLDPMFQATAPPPSTPWPHKSEVELKFDVALRAGAAPTLGQKMLPLLPSLRASLAEIAGRLGPFGFFGTTLSSQLEPLEANLTNSTVGPGSPHSDGSIGTEPPDITPMPSDPSPTGPRSSSAQPECGAEACGPLDLPEPDDPPPAAPMPPFFLNLEADWASARARWGLAWEAHVYGVGALFGLVALLALLSLALLPWRCPPGAPCLALLNLLLLSAGAARAFPLFYDAYGHRERLPGLVRLLLHDLSLPCLTACLGLACLLLARPRPPRCPGGLATLLLLVLGLSAGATMAGAVSRPLLPLLLASRGLAALLASLFSGLLLALSCRSSRRRAGVPLGGPGLKGPTPIPPIRGPFALPQSWQWAARTAPVAGAFGLLSGGLQGYLVLYTLGYGGQLGLAGPWPWWAFQLGVRLGEVGVALPLALLGLYPALYSPRISQRCWAKLFRLSPGHGAPLLPSGWGPRPQDKLPPGSTMEQGEAELLPLCALAGPGPDLLLPGGGHLGMEGGAAHLAPSAASSRAPSDCTVDFCPPSPIDLHRSIAEALCSEVLITPSFFQGPVFRETLPGPSLSGTTSSEESSGTGTNEANGGDPSSPAPVLPSPGAWLVGSSASSGSLYGLSRDSSSMLLCSSPEKPPRPPLAGIRSTPRPSGSSSSPPAPGCYRALSLPSCTSPERPELSKDEALLQEQFLDACRQIDELSVSSETIDL